The Cyprinus carpio isolate SPL01 chromosome B19, ASM1834038v1, whole genome shotgun sequence DNA window CATGTGTGAATTCATGACAGCATAAAAACTCCCTCACGCCTTCAGAATTAATGCATTCATATTTAATCTAAGAATTTTACTGCGGGACCAGGTACTTCTCAATGTACCCCTTGGGGcactattttaaaaatttacttggtctcatcagaccagagtgTGGATTTCATTTGCAAAGGCTAAATTAATATCTTGTGTTTGGCTACAGTAGGAACTTCTTATTGACAAAAACCATGCATTTCAGGGCTGCAAGTTGCATCTTACCAAAAATCACTCATCACAAAATGAAAGTGAAGGctcgattatttatttatttttatgttgtttgtttatttttggtaagGTGTACTCATTTTTGCACTTTTCAATGTATTACATTGTTATGAATCTTATTTTCCTGATTAATATTGACGTGCTTTTCTGGTAATTAATCAACCAAACTTGCTTTAAGGTAGACTAACTTGTCTTCTGTATAAGCTTTCACTTTCAGTTTGACTCCTTTAGATTTGAactttttagttttgattttgatCCCTCTTTCCAATtctgattatcttttttttttttttttttacattatagtgCAACAGATGACAACATTCATGGTTCAGATCACATTCCAGATTTTGTCACAGAtcagatatttattaatttatgtatgtatgtaagtagGTAGGCAGGTAGTTAGATACGTAAAATTGTTGTTGATATTGGACACTGCAGAAAGAATCATAACAGAAAATGAAAGCCTCCAAAAATGGCTTAGCATCTTAAAGCTGCTTTTATATAGTAATAGTATTCATGtgatgccataaaaaaaaaaaagacaacagctTTAGCCATTGTTATTTTTAGGTGCCTTATAAAGAAAAGCTTAACAACAGCGTTGCCTTAAAGCCATTGCTTCTGAacaaatattcattcaaaaacaaacatcacagtGAAACTGTGAAGAAACCAAAAGTGGATTTGCAGCTGGGGAATTCTTTGGATTAAATCTCATATAATCTTATTACACATAATCGAAATGAAAGTATTAAATTCATGTAATAATGTTTAAACAATATGCAAAAAACGTCACacattttaacattgattttacTTATTGTTTTATGTACACATCGGTGTGTATGAATGCATGACAAGTCATCCTGGTCTCAAATTAgagatgcaccaatattaaaattctgccaaataacaataaatcaataattattaCTTGTACCTGTGATACCACATCTGCTACGATCAATTCTTCTCAGTTGTTGTAAATCCACATACTGTTCAGAGTTTATATTTTGTCCACAAATATgtggttttgtttcataattataagtttttctttatttaccccaAAAGAATGGAAGTGAATTGTGATAACATGGCCCATAGGTGGCACATTGTGGGGGGTACGTTGTAACATGACCAtacaacagattaaaataatatctaatctaatatacaaaagcaaactaaaatattttgtcaataaaataaaattattaactttttcaaatgaaataatagTCTTTGtaagaattttaaataaactagttTTGGAGTTTAACAGTGAAGACCAAGGGTCCTTGCTTGGGACGGCCCTATCACAACACACAGCTATTATACAGCATAGTTCAAAACAATGTGGGCAAACAGATGAAGAAGCATATACAGAAAAACAGAGCATACCCTCACACTGGGtctatattattaaatgtaaggtCTGAGCAAATCTTAAAATTTTATtagagtattttttttacatatgttttaaatggagacaaataagtatatatacataattaattgcAATGTTTGTTGGCAAACAGCGGTTTCATGTTTTGTATGATGCCTTTTTAGTATTGCTGCTACATCAGTTGTTTTGTGTTATAGTCTATGGTTTAAAATAATGGAGGGAAGCATCAACAGGGTAATTAATGTCTGTGACAATAATAGCCATTGGTATATTGTCACAAAAGctcagtttttctctctctctttcctttccagTAACGATGGAAATGTTCAATTTGTGTAGCCTTTTCAGTATGTATCTGTTCAGAAACTGacaacaataaagtaaaaaaacaaaatgtgactACTAGCCCCGGTCTCCCATTTATATGAGGAGAGATATCTTTTTAGGAGATATATTTTTACATCTCCCTCCTCCTCCAAATATGGTTTCTAACTTCCCACATCAACAGAGTGACTCACAGTTTCTGCGATTTTCCATGTTTTAACCAATCAGATGAAAAAAACAAGGCTGCCTTTTGACAAACGTAAAAACGCACCAATCAGCTTTAGGAGGCGGGCCTTAATAAAAACAGCCAAATCACTCCATTTGCTAAAGATCCACCGCGGAATGAGTTATCAATACGGACAGGTAAACTCTGTCTTCCGGgtttagatattttacatttaaatgtattttgtatgtcTGTATGATTCTTGCATGTTTGTATTGCGGTCTAAACTTTTAGTGTTGGTGTACAGGGAAATTGTGCATATTTATGCTGATTCCGATCGCGTAAACTGTGTAGAAATCCTTTTAAGGCTAGTCGGTTAGCTCTGTAGCTAAAATGAAACGTTTAatggtatttgtgtgtgtgatgagagagtGCTGTTCAGTCAAGTATCATAATGTATAAAATGATCATATGCTTTACATCTTTATCTTACATAATGGcatacaacaaagacacaaaatAGAGGCTTTTCTCTTAGATGTAAGTTACCCTATCCTTTACCAAATATATATCGATATCGTTGTTTTAACCGGTTTCTACTGGTGTAACagtacaacaataataataaaagtatgagTTTGCAAGTAAGTATCATGTTATTGTATAAACCTCCGTAAAACAAAAGAGAAGACGTTACACAGTCTCCAATCACttcattgaatgaaaaaaaaaatgcagtcaaaGTGAATGTTGATTAAATATTTCATTCTTTCTATATGAAAGTcattaaatagtaaaagtaatactatataaatgtttattccaCTGAAGAGTTATTGTTTTGGTGATATATTTGCCTTTGCTAATGCCATTTAACCACATCTGCTTCTCTGTTGGTGTTTCACTGCAGTTCAGCATTTCAGGTTACTCATGTTTATTGCAATCCAaacttttcattatttgtttttaaagggttaTCCGGGACCAGGTGGTAACGCTCCCCAACACCACCTGCCTCCAGGGGCACCATACGGAGGTGGTCCCGTTGGTGGACAGTATGGTTCACCTTATGGCGGTGCCCCTCCAGGGCAACAGTATGGTGGAGGGGCTCCATACGGGTCTTATGGTCAGCCTGGTCCAAGAGCACCGTACGGTGGGGGCCAAGCTCCAGGAGGTCCTTACGGAGGCTATGGACAACCCCAGGGAGGACCATATAGTCAGCAGGCACCTGCAGGTTAGAGACGTGTaactctgttttgttttaatttggctGAGTATCATATTGAgtatatataactaaattatttataagagtgtgtgtgtttacagtggtaccaaaaagtattatttttagaCACTTATGCCAGACTTGTATGGATGTCATTACATTTAATCACTAaatgggatttgttttaaagaaagttAGCATAAGCTGCATTACATCAGGTGTTTGAAAAAATTGTAGAAATTTCTAGATATGATTTTACgtatcaaaatacattttagggccactatgtacactactgttaacatgtttggggtcagtaagaattttttttttttttttattaaatacttattcatcaaggacacttTTACATTTGGCCACAGGttcttgaaatccttgaaagtttgtgaatctaaaaaaaaattcaaggccctGGAATTGGCTTGATTGGTTTATGTTAGTTACACGCATTTCCGTGTTACGTTACGTGTTTCCCGcgtgaggtactttgtgttgtacgttGCCATGACGTTAGAGTGACCATATATCCTCTTTTTCCAGGACATGTCCTCTCTTTGGacctaaaaaaatgtattttggacctaaaaaaattggttttgctttctacagtggccaatcattgtgtgtgtttttgcattagAGCCCTGtgagggactgttttcttaattcCGCTCCCACTAAATTTCTGACCATTGCACCCTGCTCCCATGATTTTTGTGTCCAGtgctcccgcaaacattctaatattgcataatttttgtGCATCAGTGAGCTGCTATCAATTTGCAGAGTATTTAATCTCTTTTAAATGAGcgctcgctgttcactttcacttttgatttcacAATCACGCGCACTCTGTGTAAAGGAAGATCATATATTTGTctatgagctcaggatctgttgagcagcaaatcctccagcataGTCTATGCTCCTCTCAACCCATGATCAGTTAAATCTGACTCCTGCTGCTCGTGTTGAATGCAGGGTTGTcaagtctgcatttttttccTATGGAatttgtctacttttaaactgtaaatgggttgattttcccctgtgggttaaaggtttgaaatgttgctttaattacatttgactgaaatgcatgTATTGAAACATGATGCATTCTACCTATGATGAAacagatgttaagttttgtgaaggacggccactggtaggaagctttttagttgtgtttatgatcaatatgcataacagtgactgtaaaatatgtattttaggtatggaaattacACATCTTCAGTTTTGATATTTAGGATATGGTCATTTCGCTACTTTGGCCACTAatttaaccaccaaccaaccacaccccagcCTCCCGACCTCTTTttgtaaaactaaaatatggtcacaatACATGACGTTCACTCGCACACGAAACTACTAGGATTGTACCTCAAagtttcacagacacaccgtgaaattaatgttgaatcgCTTTGCTTAAGATAATtgtaaacccatgaggcaagaaaaacttagtatattcatatatcttaaaacttccagttacatgagcctaagctattttcaataaaatccatgcaaaagataatatcagatcattttagaatacagaataggatgtactgaatattcttcagtttcaTGCAAAACAGCAATAcgacaaatagaatatcagatctctgtcatatggccaaaaataaatgcacaaaaaaagtttttttgcatagttgtgtttgatacatgaaaactgaaacaatgtatcttacaagataaCACGATGTAACtttgctctcacttgaaatgtgcccccacattaagtccttgaatttgagggtattggacctggaaagtccttgaatttgaagttaaccaaggtgtgggaaccctgattttctatttgaaataaatgtagttcttttgaactttctgttcatgaaagaatcctgaaaaaataaccatgatttccacaaaaaataagcagcacagctgttttcagcattaataataataataataataagaagaagaactgtttcttgagcagcaaatcagcatattagaatgatttctgaaggatcatgtgacactgaagactggagtaatgatgctgaaaattcagctttgtcatcacaggaataaatgacatttaaaaatattaataataataataatcctaaatttttaattctaaataataataataataatattcacaatcttaccgaccccaaacaatAATTATCACGTTACAGTATATCATGTTAGTTTCTCACCTTTTGGTTAATAGACGGCACACTTAAGTGGTTTTCAATTATGACTGAATTATATGTAATAATGATTGCAAATAGCATTTATGTAATTTCATGAGAATGTGATTATGGATTTGGAATGTAGAGGAACAGGAATGTGGTTtgatatatataactttttttttttttttaatcagaatgcaTAGCTTCATACATCTGCAAATGCACAGTAATAGATGTTTGTCCAGCAGGTGAATTTTTCCACATGGTCTCAGGAGTGGTAGTCAGCAGCTTCAGGCTGGTTTGACTGATGATGTCTGAGTGTCAGGGTTGGCAGCTAAGACAGCCGGAGCCACTGCCGTTCCATCAGGCGTGCAGTGGCCGAGGGCTATGAATAAAATACGAAAGATAGAAATTTATGAAGGTACTGCAGACAAGGTCCTTGATCCTCCTGCACTGCAGCTGTGTCACATGCCCCTCACTGAATGACTGATGCTGATACACTGCAGGATGGCAGAAGCAGCTTGTACTGATCTGGCACAGAATGTGCCCACGGGAGAATTAGAGTGATGAGTCTGGTAATTCTGAGCGAAGGGGTTCGTGTGTATGTGTCCTTCCACATTTATGTCGGTAAGTATTCTGTAATGTCCTGTGGGAAAGGCTGTCAGATTCAAAGACTGTCCTCTGAACAGTACTTATCCCTCCCGAGGGATACAGTGACCGTCTGCGCTTCACCAAATTGCACAACTTATTCTTGTCCCTCTTGGGATCGAGACGACACATCACTGACAACCCATGCTTGTTCACACTGAACCCATTTCCAATATGTTCTTTAAATCTGACCTGTAGGACTGCTTGTCCTCATCATCTCGCTGTCATTTGGCACGTAATGAACTACTTTTTGCAGACTTATGCATACGCTGCATCAGAAACTGATCCATTCAGTACATAGAGGAAGCCACATGTGAATATAAATTAGCTAATTTAATCCCAGCTGTATATACCAGGGATATTATCGTTAaccagatattttaaataaacattaattgaaattgcttttctttaagaattttttttttagcttgttgcaatgcaaacacaatcataaaactaaaagctaaaacataaaaaaactatatagaccaaaaaaaaaaaaaactaataaaaatgacataaacagCAAAGTTGCCAAAGCTTTAACTgtgtattaaaaattttaatgaataaaaaacttaaagtattaataaaaacacagtaatattataTTAGTGATCAGTGTTGGGTGTAATACTATTTTTtagtaaagtaatttattaaaataatttaattgctttttctttgaaaaagtaaagtaagggattactaatttatatctataatttaattacagttacttctgatgttattgcattaaatactgtatagatTGTAGAACAATTCTTTATAAAACAATAGtgaatttaactttatttacttttttcatgttttaatataaccatctccctttaaatactttggtcTGTTCAAGaataatttagtttagttagtttggttttatattatttctttgaAAGAATTATAAGTGAGgtttcatgtctatccttgtatTGTTGAGGTTGATATGGGAATaagtaaatagtaatattttttgaCATGGTTTCTACTATTTTAGTCCTGTGCATAACAATGCTTTAATGATTTCATTTGAGCTGAATGAATTATCTCATATCAACAGACCATGAAGAAATTCATTTGATTAGCATCTAACTCACTAATGTAGTCTGTTTTCATGTTGTAGGTAACATTCCTCCTGGTGTGAACCCTGAGGCGTACCAGTGGTTTTGTTCTGTGGATACAGATCGTAGTGGCTACATTAACGCAAAAGAACTGAAGCAAGCACTCATGAATTCCAACAACTCCTCTTTCAATGACGAAACCTGCATGATGATGCTCAGTGAGTGTTACCATTGTTAACATATAACCCTCCTGACATCAGCTAAATTAATGAATAGATGCTTATATCACCATATAACTAAATAACAGAATGCTGCAGTGTcacataaacaatacaaacatagaaGTCATCTGATGACACCTCCAGTGCCAAAGGAAACTGAAGTAAAAATCAGTGCTTTGTCTTCATTTCCAGATATGTTTGACAAGACCAAAACCGGACGTGTAGATGTATTTGGTTTCTCTGCACTGTGGACGTTTCTGCAGCAGTGGAGGGCATTATTCCAACAGTTCGACCGCGACCGATCCGGATCAATTAACAGCACTGAGATGcaccagggtgagtaaattacaggTCAGGAGAGAGACCCCAGATAACACGTTTGCAGGAAAGGCCACATGTTCACACTGTTATAACAGCAGTCACAGTCACTAAGGACAGATTCCAGCATTCCCTTGATGTATTCGGGTTCCAAAATGTACTTGTTTGACATACCTGCCAGTGATGGGTCAAATTCGCTGGCCATAAATATCTCTTACCAGTCcataaactgtattttgcatttcTTGTAATAtacaatgtgtatataaatataaattgcatatttctgacaaacaaaaaactacaacatAAGAcagtcacaaaaataataagaaattttgaactgtgaatattttcatttttgtggtttaatttgAGGAATATTCCACATATGTCCACTATACAATTCAAAagtctgaatggtagtgtagatttTTGACTGTTgttgaaaagtctcttatgctcatcaaagctgtgttcatcaaaacagtaaaaacagtaatagtgtaaagtattatttatattttacagtgtattttttctgTGGtgggtggcaaagctgaattttcagcagtcattactctagttCTCAGTGTtgcatgattcttcagaaatcatttctgaaatatgctgattttgtgctcaagaaatatttctgttggaaacagttgtgctgctttatatttttgtggaggCTGTGATGattttttgaggattctttgatgaatagaaaattcaggagaacagcattcatttggaattattattattattattttatttatatatttatttatctattttttgtgACAGTGtaaaactccaaacttttgaacagtagtgtatctcCACATAAATTctggattacaaaaaaaaaaaaaacctgcataatTTGAATCTGCTTTTGTAACATATACTGTACAAGTGAGGGTCAGATTGTCATTCTTATAATTTGATAGATACGACACATATTGTTGTagttcctgaaaaaaataaaagttttatttgccTGCGAAAGTTTATTGTTTTCACATTTGTCGCTTAGTACCAGTGTTACTTTTGTGCTCTTGCTGTGCTATAGCAAAGCTTGGTCGGTGTGTTAATCACAACCTAAATCTAACCACAGGAAGTTTTCACTGTTTTCATCAGCTAACATGCGTTTATGTGCATTTCCTCAAATCATGTTTAAGTGATTCACGTAGCATATCACATATCTTTGGAATTTGCAAAGAGATATGTTTAGTGCTCATGGTTCCAGAAATTTGCAAAATAGACAaaacataattacaaataacacGAATGAGTCAgattttctggagaaaaaaagaaagaaaagtgttcGCTGGCACAGAAGCAAGGAAAAGACAGTTGCTGGACTTCTGAATCCCTTTTCCCATCTAATCCTGTGCTgttaaatatatcattatttgtAGGGCTGATTTCATTGTTGAGACGTCATGAAAAATTGCTctaaaataacctcaaaaattgTAGCTGTTATCCTGCAGAGTCTTTTTAATACTCATTGATTTTGTATGAAAAATCTGTTCATGACTGCCAGAGCAATATTTCATCTGCagcatctcaacaaattagaatacttcataatttTTATACCAATAAAATTTtgttagtgaattgttggccttctggaaagtatgttcatttactgtacatgtactcaatacttggtaggggctccttttgctttaactgctgcctcaattcggcgtggcatggaggtgatcagtttgtggcactgctgaggtggtatggaagccaaGGTTTctctgacagtggccttcagctcatctgcattttttggtctcttgtttctcattttcctcttgacaataccccatagattctctctggggttcaggtctggtgagtttgctggccagtcaagcacaccaataccatggtcatttaaccaacttttggtgcttttggcagtgtgggcaggtgccaaatcctacTGGAAAacgaaatcagcatcttcaaaaatctggtcagcagaaggaagcatgaagtgctccaaaatttcttggtaaacacaatggaccaacaccagcagatgacattgcaccccaaatcatcacagactgtagaaacttaacactggaaacttaacttgggctatgagcttctccacccttcctccagactctaggaccttggtttccaaatgaaataaaaaacttgctctcatctgaaaagaggactttggaccactgggcaacagtccagttcttcttctccttagcccaggtaagatactagggctgggcgaaatatctaacgatatgatcatgcgcatctagtcagtaaagccggttccgtgattaccgttaaatcaccatcacctgcttttaaatggagcggcatttaatagacagcgccgtagatcactgacaagctacacaatatcgcgttcattatcgaaggcgattcatctgggataatgaacgcgatattgcatagcttgtcagtgatctacggctctgtctattaaatgccgctccatttaaaagcaggtgatggtgatttagcggtaatcaaggaaaccagatttactgactagatgcgcatgatcatatcgttaaatatatcgcccagccctataagATACCTCAGGAGTGACtgaacaagaggaatacgacaactgtagccaaattccttgacacgtctgtgtgtagtggctcttgatgccttgaccccagcctcagtccattccttgtgaagttcactcaaattcttgaatcgattttgcttgacaatcctcataaggctgaggttctctcggttggttgtgcatctttttcttccacactttttccttccactcaactttctgttaacatgcttggatacagcactctgtgaacagccagcttctttagcaatgaatgtttgtggcttaccctccttgtgaagggtgtcaatgattgtcttctggacaactgtcagatcagcagtcttacccatgattgtgtatcctagtgaaccaaactgagagaccattttgaaggctcaggaaacctttgcaggtgttttgagttgattagctgattggcatgtcacaatattctaatttgttgagatagtgaattggtgcgtttttgttaaatgtgaatcaaaatcattacaattaaaagaaacaaagatttaaactacttcagtctgtgtgcattgaatttatttaatacacgagtttcacaatttgagttgaattactgaaataaatgaacttttccacaacattctaatttattgagatgcacctgtagatgTGAATAGGTCTTAAAGTGTATGTCGGATTACTGGTGAGCGACAAATTGTTGAAAACATGGTGGATACAAAAACAACAGTAGAACGGTTTAATGGGGTCTGTGGAGAAAAAAATGAGGGATTTAGGGACCCTTGGAGGCTTTGCTGGGGAAAATTCCTTCTAACATGGTTCATTTCCAAAACTCCTACATTTTTTGTTGCTGACTCTTTATGTAAAACCAGAGGTTAGCAATGGAAGCattcacttatttttattaagttattcatttaaagaaattcatacttttattcagcaaggatttattaattaatcaaaagtgacagtgactttctattcatcaaagaatcctgactgAAAATGGATCatgatttctttcacaaaaaatatttagtggCAACTGTTTCCATcgctgaaaataataagaaatgttacttgagcaaatcaacatattagaaagatttctgatctatcatgtgacactgaaaattggagtaatgctgctaaaaattatgcttttttaacttatacaaaaaatgttaagtgaataatgttttacagtattaccgtttttattgtattttttatcagataaattcagccttggagagcataagagaaaaaaaaacagtatatggtaaatttaatgttttgattaccACTGTGTTTCTTATTTTCCAGCATTATCTCAGATGGGCTACAATCTGAGTCCTCAGTTCATTCAGGAACTGGTGAATCGTTACTCTGCGCGTGGTGTGAATGGGGTTCTCCAGCTGGACCGCTTCATCCAGGTGTGCACACAGCTTCAAATCATGACCCAAGCATTCCGCGAGAAAGACACAGCCATGACAGGCAATGTGAAGATGAGTTACGAAGACTTCCTTTCTGGTGCCGTTACCAGACTGGTGTAAAGGACTGCATCAGCACTTCAGAAGATGATCTGACTCTGTGTACAGCATGCCACCTCACCCTCTCAACAGTGCCTTTCACTGCAGCATACCCTGATTTTACATATATCCAAAAACTATGTTCATTAAGTATTGCCAGCTAGCCAATTAAAGCACTCTCCACAAGAGACTACCATTGTGATATGGTTGTCTGTAATGCAGCCAGTTATTCAAGACTAAACTAATGCCAAAAAATATTAGTGgtacatgtaaataaaataacattagatATGCAACAAGCACT harbors:
- the pef1 gene encoding peflin; the protein is MSYQYGQGYPGPGGNAPQHHLPPGAPYGGGPVGGQYGSPYGGAPPGQQYGGGAPYGSYGQPGPRAPYGGGQAPGGPYGGYGQPQGGPYSQQAPAGNIPPGVNPEAYQWFCSVDTDRSGYINAKELKQALMNSNNSSFNDETCMMMLNMFDKTKTGRVDVFGFSALWTFLQQWRALFQQFDRDRSGSINSTEMHQALSQMGYNLSPQFIQELVNRYSARGVNGVLQLDRFIQVCTQLQIMTQAFREKDTAMTGNVKMSYEDFLSGAVTRLV